gtattttagcatacctggaggtatttcagcatacctggaggtatttcagcgtacctggaggtatttcagtgtacctggaggtattttaGCGTACCTGGGggtatttcagcgtacctggaggtatttcagcgtacctggaggtatttcagtgtacctggaggtatttcagtgtacctggaggtatttcagcgtacctggaggtatgtacctggaggtatttcagcgtgtttcagcgtacctggaggtattttagcatacctggaggtatttcagcgtacctggaggtatttcagcgtacctggaggtGTTTCAGCGAACCTGGAGGGATTTTAGcatacctggaggtatttcagcatacctggaggtatttcagcgtacctggaggtattttagcatacctggaggtatttcagcatacctggaggtatttcagcgtacctggaggtGTTTCAGCGTACCTGGGggtatttcagcgtacctggaggtatttcagcgtacctggaggtattttagcgtacctggaggtatttcagcgtacctggaggtattttagcatacctggaggtatttcagcatacctggaggtatttcagcgtacctggaggtGTTTCAGCGTACCTGGGggtatttcagcgtacctggaggtatttcagcgtacctggaggtattttagcgtacctggaggtatttcagcgtacctggaggtattttagcatacctggaggtatttcagcatacctggaggtatttcagcgtacctggaggtatttcagtgtacctggaggtattttaGCGTACCTGGGGGTATTTCAGCATACCTGGAGGTATTTTAGcatacctggaggtatttcagcatacctggaggtatttcagcgtacctggaggtatttcagcatacctggaggtatttcagcgtacctggaggtGTTTCAGCGTACCTGGGggtatttcagcgtacctggaggtatttcagcgtacctggaggtattttagcgtacctggaggtatttcagcgtacctggaggtattttagcatacctggaggtatttcagcatacctggaggtatttcagcgtacctggaggtatttcagcgtacctggaggtattttaGCGTACCTGGGggtatttcagcgtacctggaggtatttcagcgtacctggaggtatttcagcgtacctggaggtattttagcatacctggaggtatttcagcatacctggaggtatttcagcgtacctggaggtGTTTCAGCGTACCTGGGggtatttcagcgtacctggaggtatttcagcgtacctggaggtattttagcgtacctggaggtatttcagcgtacctggaggtattttagcatacctggaggtatttcagcatacctggaggtatttcagcgtacctggaggtatttcagtgtacctggaggtattttaGCGTACCTGGGggtatttcagcgtacctggaggtatttcagcgtacctggaggtatttcagtgtacctggaggtatttcagtgtacctggaggtatttcagcgtacctggaggtatgtacctggaggtatttcagcgtgtttcagcgtacctggaggtattttagcatacctggaggtatttcagcgtacctggaggtatttcagcgtacctggaggtGTTTCAGCGAACCTGGAGGGATTTTAGcatacctggaggtatttcagcatacctggaggtatttcagcgtacctggaggtGTTTCAGTGTACCTGGGggtatttcagcgtacctggaggtatttcagcgtacctggaggtattttagcgtacctggaggtatttcagcgtacctggaggtattttagcatacctggaggtatttcagcatacctggaggtatttcagcgtacctggaggtatttcagtgtacctggaggtattttaGCGTACCTGGGggtatttcagcgtacctggaggtatttcagcgtacctggaggtatttcagtgtacctggaggtatttcagtgtacctggaggtatttcagcgtacctggaggtatgtacctggaggtatttcagcgtgtttcagcgtacctggaggtattttagcatacctggaggtatttcagcgtacctggaggtatttcagcgtacctggaggtGTTTCAGCGAACCTGGAGGGATTTTAGcatacctggaggtatttcagcatacctggaggtatttcagcgtacctggaggtattttagcatacctggaggtatttcagcatacctggaggtatttcagcgtacctggaggtGTTTCAGCGTACCTGGGggtatttcagcgtacctggaggtatttcagcgtacctggaggtattttagcgtacctggaggtatttcagcgtacctggaggtatttcagcatacctggaggtatttcagcatacctggaggtatttcagcgtacctggaggtatttcagcgtacctggtggtatttcagcgtacctggaggtatttcagcgtacctggaggtattttagcgtacctggaggtatttcagcgtacctggaggtattttagcatacctggaggtatttcagcatacctggaggtatttcagcgtacctggaggtatttcagtgtacctggaggtattttaGCGTACCTGGGGGTATTTCAGCATACCTGGAGGTATTTTAGcatacctggaggtatttcagcatacctggaggtatttcagcgtacctggaggtatttcagcatacctggaggtatttcagcgtacctggaggtGTTTCAGCGTACCTGGGggtatttcagcgtacctggaggtatttcagcgtacctggaggtatttcagcgtacctggaggtatttcagcgtacctggaggtattttagcatacctggaggtatttcagcatacctggaggtatttcagcgtacctggaggtatttcagtgtacctggaggtattttaGCGTACCTGGGggtatttcagcgtacctggaggtatttcagcgtacctggaggtatttcagcgtacctggaggtattttagcatacctggaggtatttcagcatacctggaggtatttcagcgtacctggaggtGTTTCAGCGTACCTGGGggtatttcagcgtacctggaggtatttcagcgtacctggaggtattttagcgtacctggaggtatttcagcgtacctggaggtattttagcatacctggaggtatttcagcatacctggaggtatttcagcgtacctggaggtatttcagtgtacctggaggtattttaGCGTACCTGGGggtatttcagcgtacctggaggtatttcagcgtacctggaggtatttcagtgtacctggaggtatttcagtgtacctggaggtatttcagcgtacctggaggtatgtacctggaggtatttcagcgtgtttcagcgtacctggaggtattttagcatacctggaggtatttcagcgtacctggaggtatttcagcgtacctggaggtGTTTCAGCGAACCTGGAGGGATTTTAGcatacctggaggtatttcagcatacctggaggtatttcagcgtacctggaggtGTTTCAGCGTACCTGGGggtatttcagcgtacctggaggtatttcagcgtacctggaggtattttagcgtacctggaggtatttcagcgtacctggaggtattttaGCGTACCTGGGggtatttcagcgtacctggaggtatttcagcgtacctggaggtatttcagtGTACCTGGGggtatttcagcgtacctggaggtatttcagcgtacctggaggtatttcagtgtacctggaggtatttcagtgtacctggaggtatttcagcgtacctggaggtatgtacctggaggtatttcagcgtgtttcagcgtacctggaggtattttagcatacctggaggtatttcagcgtacctggaggtatttcagcgtacctggaggtatttcagcgtacctggaggtattttagcatacctggaggtatttcagcgtacctggaggtatttcagcgtacctggaggtgtttcagcgtacctggaggtattttagcatacctggaggtatttcagcgtacctggaggtattccagcgtacctggaggtatttcagcgtacctggaggtattttagcatacctggaggtatttcagcgtacctggaggtatttcagcgtacctggaggtgtttcagcgtacctggaggtatttcagcgtacctggaggtatttcagcgtacctggaggtatgtacctggaggtatttcagcgtacctgggggtatttcagcgtacctggaggtatttcagcgtacctggaggtatttcagcatacctggaggtatttcagcgtacctggaggtatttcagcatacctggaggtatttcagcgtacctggaggtattttagcgtacctggaggtatttcagcgtacctggaggtatttcagcgtacctggaggtatttcagcgtacctggaggtatttcagcgtacctggaggtatttcagcgtacctggaggtattccagcgtacctggaggtatgtacctggaggtatttcagcgtacctggaggtatttcagcgtacctggaggtatttcagcgtacctggaggtatttcagcgtacctgggggtatttcagcgtacctggaggtatttcagcaTACCTGGAGGTAtgtacctggaggtatttcagcatacctggaggtatttcagcgtacctggaggtattttagcgtacctggaggtatttcagcgtacctgggggtatttcagcgtacctggaggtatttcagcgtacctggaggtatttcagcgtacctggaggtatttcagcgtacctggaggtatttcagcgtacctggaggtatttcagcgtacctggaggtatttcagcgtacctggaggtatttcagcgtacctggaggtatttcagcgtacctggaggtatttcgGCGTACCCGGAGGTATTTCggcgtacctggaggtatttcggcgtacctggaggtatttcgGCGTACCTGGAGGTTTTTCGGCGTACCTGGAGGTTTTCCAGCGTACCTGTGggtatttcagcgtacctggaggtatgtacctggaggtatttcagcgtacctgggggtatttcagcgtacctggaggtatgtacctggaggtatttcagcgtacctgggggtatttcagcgtacctggaggtatgtacctggaggtatttcagcaTACCTGGGGGTGTGGTTGCTCAGTCTCTCTGCTCTGTACTGAGGAAAGTTAAAAGCCGTGAACTCTTCATTGGAACTGATTCCAGGCCAGCTCCGTTCTGTAGGAGTACctacacacaaaacaaacataatttatGTGAGCAATAATCAAAGAAGCTGATTGGCTCTCAGTCATGTTGAAACCAAAGCTGATTGGTTTATACCCAGTAGTTTGAAGATAAAGTGAAGCTCCTCCTCAACTGTAGAGCCAGGAAAGAGAGGACGACCCGTCACCATCTCGTAAAAGATACACCCAACACCCCTGAAGACAGACAGGTCAGACAGGTGGGAGGAGGTCAGACAGGGTTGGTGCTCTTCCTGAACCCAACATACTGCCCCATTATTAAGAAACAGAACCCTGGGCTAGAAATGTTCTAAGTAGCTTAATAGACGGTTCAAAACAAAGACTTTTAGATCAGttcttatccttgcagggtcactgAGGTTCTACCTGTCTCCACctgtcattgggcgagaggcgggttccaccctggacaggtaaccagttcatcacagaaacacgcaggacaaacaaccatgcactcacACTAAATCCTAAAAccagtttagagagaccaattaacccaacagtcatatttctggactgtgggaggaagctggagtacccagggAGAACCCACGTTTGTCTAAGAAGAACATGCTCTCCCTGCAGAAAGACCCTGACTGAAATTCAAACCCAAGGTCTAGGGTGTACTACAGAACAGTACCACATGTCGATGTGGGTGGAGTAGTCTGTGCTGCCCAGCAGGATGTCTGGTGGTCGGTACCACAGCGTCACCACTTCATTGGAGTAGGTCTTTGTTGGGATGGACTTGGCTCGAGCCAAACCTGAAGAACATCAGAGAGAGCCCCAGTCAGACTGCAACAGAACATCCAAACTTTTCAGCAATTGAATCTgatcagaccaaaaactcaGAACCTGGAGCCGACAGCAGAGGTCCAGATTATCTTTACCctaaactcaatcagaacctaTTCAAAGAACTCACCAAAATCTGCCAGTTTGAGCTCCCCTCGATCATTGATCAGCAGGTTCTGGGGTTTCAGGTCTCGATGGAGAACTTTCCTCTGGTGACAGTAGGACAAGCCTCGTAGCAACTGGAAGAGAAACAGCTGAGACAGAAAGACCAGATGAGccaaactggacaaactgtGAACTGAAGATCAAACCAGAAGCAGCTGAAGCTCGTCGTCCAGTAAAACGATGCCGCAAACGAGACACAATTCAaaccgtccatccatcctttcccCCGTTCTCACCTTGACGTTGTGAACATGGATGATGTTTCCACAGTCGTCCAGGTACTGTTTCAGATCTTTGTcctgaaaggaaaaagaaacgGGTAGATCAGGTAAAATCAGGTATAACTCCACCGAGCCGAGACGCCTGGTACCGTGTACATGTCTCACCAGGTACTCGAACACCAGTGTGAGGGACTTCTGTGTGTGAATGATGTCATGAAGCGTGACGATGTTGGCGTGTTTCAGATCCTTCAGCAGAGACACTGTGGGAGAAATATACATGAACCCCGATCTGCTGATGTAGGACAGCTACAGCTTCTAATCCTGCAGTACCTTCTCTGATCGCAGTACACGGAGCTCCTTCTTCATGTTCCAGGCGGATTTCCTTCAGAGCAACAAGGTTTTCAGTCAGTTTGCTGCGACCTTTATACACCGTTGCATAGGTCCCCTACAGACagacaggtgagagacagacaggtacGAGTATGAGGACCAGTCCGTTCGTCTGCACTTTAATTTAGTTGCTCTTATAATTTTGAATGACACAGCAGACTACCAGCTGTGAGCTTACCTCTCccagtttgtccagtttgatGTATGTCTCCAGTTTCCCAAACCCAATCTCTGACTGcatatagaaaaaaacaaccctGAGCTTCATGGACAATCAGACTCAACATCCTGAGAGCAGAAGAAAGAAGATGTACCAGAGAAACTCTGCGGAGCCGTCTGCTGATTGGCTGCTCAAACAGAGCTGGACCAATCACACTGAACCTCTCCAGGTAGTCATCAGGAAGACGGATGTCTGCTGGCAACGACAGACGTTTATTGATGTCCTGAAAGTAGAACAGTAAAGACAGATTCAGTCCAGGTCAGGACCTTCATCCAGGCCTCTGATACGATCGCTGTGACGACTTGTTCTtaacaacaaaaaaccaaaacgaACCTAAGCCACTGATTGGCTGCTGACTGGACTCAATTGACAAGTAGCGTCGTCTTCTGGATCCAAtgagtaaacaaacacatgagcgTCTTATACGATCACAGCCGTTTATTGCTCTTCACAAGATGCGATCTTAACAGTAAAAACAATTAcatacctgacttgaaatctatacgattcgattgaactgacttagcccattttaacgttacccacctttcacacaatgcaacaggaaacaactctctccaattatttttaactccgtcttcctccctccctgttggatggagtaagggggagtcaggtttagcctaaaccggctcagttatggttgaggtgcaaacacaccctccatttctgctacctgtgtgaccccttctcttttccaatggttataatcagtctgacagagagaggtatcccaatccttgtggtttttagtataacaatgaccatcagtgggctctagatggacaaactttatcagtttattattttacttagtacagCTACACATAGCTCGTTCTAAAATGttcaaactctaacactcagtagtttaatctaacctccccaacaaccagCACCattcaaaccctttgtgaagagccttgagacgacatgttgggaattgatgctatataaataaaactgaattgaattgaaatacatGCGTGTAACTTGTAATACAGACGAGATGTGGCTCACATAATTGCCACAACGCAAACCCATGGCTACAACGATGACGACGGTCCAAGACTGTGTGCTTCTCCCATCAATCAACACACCTGCAAAGTGATTACCTTTCATTCTATTTAGTGGCGCAGGGCGCCACCTACTGGTCTTCTGGTGTTACACCAAACAAAACAAGTAGACAAACCCAAACAAGGGTCTAATACACCAGCCCCTAATTGTCCATGACGGCTGACATTACAATTAACTTCAAATTACAGAACAATAATATCAAATCTCCATAAATATCAACATTAACTAGTTTCAGGCATAATTTAGTGGCAGGTCTTTCTAAGCTGTTCGTCTTTGTCTGGAGTCTGACAGAACGTACCAGACCTTTCTAGTCAGGAAACGTTTCTAATACTCTACCATGAAGCCTAGATCCACATGGAGCGACATGATCCATCACAACAACAATGTCCCCAGAAACAAAATTTCTCGTCTTTTGGTTCCATTTTTGCTGCTCTTGAAGCAATGGGAGGTACTCCTGTACCCAtcttttccaaaacaaatcCGCGAGATATTGGACTTGTCGCCATCTCCTCTTCACATACAAATCATCGTTGTTAAATACTCCAGGTGCTAAGACTGGTTTTCCTTTCATCAGGAGAATGTGGTTGGTAGTCAGTGGTTCCAGGTCAGTGGGATCATCTGAGAGCTTAGTGAGCGGCCGACCATTCAGTCTCAGTCTCACATAATACAGTTCACCCTTCATCATCATCCAGGGTTTGAAGATGCAACACAGAGGTGAGACCTTTCCACACCATTTGAATGACACGTTCCTAAACTCCACCATGATGTGATGCTGCAAGTGGGTTAAAGCTCCACTGAATGCCATCTTGCAATAACACTTTTTGTATCCGATTAAGGTTTAAAGATGCAAGTGCTTCCCTCAACTCCTTCTTGGATCCCACTAAATTTATGGCATTGTCCGAGCGCATTGAAGACACTTGTCCTCTTCTACTGATAAATCTTTGTAAAACGTTAACACATGCATCAGTGTCCAAGGATGGGGCCACTTCCAAATGAACAGCTCTGCTTGCCAAACAGGTAAATAAGGCTCACACAAACTTCGACCTCTTTTCACCCCTAAAGGGACAAAATAATCTACTCCCACGTTGGTGGAGGGAGGGAGTTCCAGACCAGGAATCTGTTTCAGTGGGGGGAACATGGACACATGGACTTGGCCCTCACCATTTTCAATCCTGAGGTAGGTGACAGTCCCATAACCATCTTCGCTGGCATCAGAAAAGTTGTGTAGCTGCACATTGATGGGCTTTCAAATATTTTTGGGTTTAATGCATCTTGCAATTTTGAAAGATGCCAAACCTTGAAGCTCCTCCAACCATCCTGTCCACTGATGGCTAATGTCTGCAGgtatgttcaattcaattcaattcagtttatttatatagcgccaattcacaacacatgtcgtctcaagtctcttcacaacagtcagattcagttatttattcaaattggataaaagtttttctatctaaggaaacccagcagattgcatccagtcagtaacttgcagcattcactcctcctggatgagcatgtagagacagtggacagtcactggtcgGAATGAGTGACTTCATGGCTGATCAGTGATCCAGaacctcccattctacttctagagactctaggaaccaccagtaaacctgcagtctgagaacaaagtgctctgttaggaacatatggaccaatcagatctctgatgtatgatggagctagatcattaagggctttatatgtgaggaggagaattttaaattctattctggatttaacagggagccaatgaagggaagctaaaataggagaaatatgatctctctttttaattttcatcagaactcttgctgcagcattttgaatcagctgaaggcttttaactgcattttgtggacatcctgatagtaaagaattacaatagtccagccttgaagaaacaaatgcatggactagtttttcagcgtcactcctggacaggatatttctaattttggcaatgttctggagatgaaagaaggaaatcctagaaacctgtttaacatgggatttaaatgacatgtcctagtcaaagttaacaccaagattttttactttattatcggaggtcaatttaataccatccaggttaagtgattgactaagcagtttcttttttaaagactccggtccaaagacgacaacttctgtcttgtctgaatttagaagcaaagaatttaaagtcatccaagtttttatatcttcaagacatgcttgtattctatctaactggttgggttcatcaggatttatggataagtaaagctgagtatcatcagcgtaacaatgaaaatttatcctacgctgcctgataatttgacctattggaagcatatatatagtaaagagaattggcccaagtactgaaccctgtggtactccacaattaaccctggagtttacagatgatttatcatttacatgaacaaactggaatctgtcagacagataagatttaaaccagcctagtgctgttcccctgatccctacagcatattccagcctttttaagagaatattgtgatcgactggatcaaatgcagcactgagatctaacagaaccagaacagacacaagtccattatctgaggccataagaatatcattagtgactttcagcagagttgtttcagtgttatgatgagctctgaaacctgactgaaactcttcaaacaggtcattgctgtataaatgttcacacatttgattagcaaatattttctcaagaattttagataagaatggaagattggatataggtctgtaatttattaaatcatctcgatcaaacgaaggtttcttaagtaaaggtttaattacagctaacttaaaagcctgtggttctgatccatttactaaagatagattaatcttatataaaatggggctggtaattgTCATCCCATCCACAACGTCCGACAGAGCTCTTGCCACATAATTTTTGTCACCGTTGTCACTGGTGCAAGGAACCCCAAGGAATCATAAACTGAATAAATGACAGACAACAATCCTCTTCTGCTTTGTGGTCACTCTTTCATCCTCATTGTGAATGTAAACATGTCTGACTCCACACACCATTGCAACCCAAGAGCTCTTTCGACTGGTAGTCATCTCTCTGTAGGTCCAGTTCTTTCCTGTCTTTAGCTCTGTGTTTCTCTTCAGTTGTTTGTACTGGTACTGATCCACTTTGTCAAAGTGAAACCTCCTTTTAAGCAGCTGATAATCGTTGTCCCTCCAGAAACTTTGTTGAAATATTCCATGCGGCTCGGTAAAGCTCCCAACCCAAAGATGTTGCTCCAGCGTTGGCTCTGCCTCCGTGTGGTTTCCTTTCCACCACTAATTAATTGATCTAATCAAAGCGCAGTTTTTGACCTGAATGTAGCGACTTGTTCTtaacaacaaaaaaccaaaacgaATCAAAGCCACTGAGGGGCTGCTGACTGGACTTAACTGGATCCAATGAGTGAACAAACACACGAGCGTCTTATAAGATCACGGCCGTTTATTGctcctgtgctcttcacaagGATGCGATCGTAACACTAAAAACAATTACATGCGTGTAACTTGTAATACAGACGAGATGTGGCTCACGTAACCACCACAACGCAAACCCACGGCTACAACAACGATGACGACGGTCCAAGACTGTGTGCTTCTCCCATCAATCAACACACCTGCTAACTGATTACATTTCATTCTATTTAGTGGAGCAGGGCGCCACCTACTGGTCTTCTGGAGTTACACCAAACAAAACAAGTAGACAAACCCAAACAAGGGTCTAACAGTCGCTATGGGGGTCATAAAAGGTCACCTTTCTGATAAAAACCTGCctaaaaaaacatctgcagtAAGAATTAAGGCTGGACAGGCTCTGTTCAGGTGTGTTATGGGTTTGGTATTGGTTCAGGTCGGTTTCAACTGGGTTTCAGGTGCATTTGAGTTAAATTTAAACCCTCTTTTCATCACATCACCCCAGTCTTGCAGCAGCTCCTCTGACTCCCTGTTAAGAGTACAGCTCAAAGTTCTTCTGTAGACATTCAAGGCTCCTCTCAGACTTCCTGATAGGTCCTCCCACATCCTTAGATCTTCCTCCTTGATTAACTTCCTTGTTCCTCCTGCCCACCTCAGCACCACGGGGGGCTGAGATTTCTCCCACTGTTTAAGCCTAAACTTTAAACCCATCTGTTCAGGAGTGCTGACTCGCTGTGATCGACGTTTCCTTGTaacttttaatgtgtgttttatctTGATTTATTGTTGTCGTCACACTGCTTGATTTGCACATGAGAGCTCTGAAAGTGCTTTATATAAAATCTACTATTATTATTACCTCAGTTGAGATCTTCTTGTTCCTCAAGCGGACTCGAACTGGACTCTGAACATCATCTGAAGATGAAGGCGGATCACTTTCTCCATCAGAGTTCATCTTGACATCCTCATGAACAATTTCTGAAAGATATTTATAGCTTCAGACACAGTAATACCGTTACACAATAACACACTCTAGGAGCTGATTGGTTGATCATCTCTCCTTCCTCAGCACCAGAACTGTGAGAATTCTGCTCAGATGGTTCTGTTTGTAGAAGTGCATGTGTTTGCATTATTAGTACCCAGTCTGGTGGCGCGGTTCAGGTAGGAACTCAGACTGCGTCCGAGACTGCGGGGTTTCCTCATCGAGCTGCCGTAGGACTGCAGCAACGAGTGAGCCGAAGATGATGATGCTCGGACCTTCAGAGCAGCTGAGGAGTGAAGAGACTGCACCTCTGGGAAGATGATGGAGGAGAAAGAAAGATGTTAAAAGCTGGGACTGAATGCTCCACAGAGATACGATGAAAATCTGATCTGACGTCAAACTTTTTTAGGAACATCTGATGAAATATTACATGGACAGTAGTTCCAACTGTACATTTAGTTCAGATATTTTGACTTCACTGTACTCTGTGTGAACGGAAATATCATGTCCAGGAgagacgctgaaaaactagtccatgtatttgttacttcaaggctggactattgtaattctttactatcaggatgtccacaaaatgcagttaaaaaccttcagctgattcaaaatgctgcagcaagag
This DNA window, taken from Girardinichthys multiradiatus isolate DD_20200921_A chromosome 1, DD_fGirMul_XY1, whole genome shotgun sequence, encodes the following:
- the cdk16 gene encoding cyclin-dependent kinase 16 isoform X3, whose protein sequence is MERIRKLKRQLSVTLGRGGAGGGDRTLNETNTQEVTSHSDSEVQSLHSSAALKVRASSSSAHSLLQSYGSSMRKPRSLGRSLSSYLNRATRLEIVHEDVKMNSDGESDPPSSSDDVQSPVRVRLRNKKISTEDINKRLSLPADIRLPDDYLERFSVIGPALFEQPISRRLRRVSLSEIGFGKLETYIKLDKLGEGTYATVYKGRSKLTENLVALKEIRLEHEEGAPCTAIREVSLLKDLKHANIVTLHDIIHTQKSLTLVFEYLDKDLKQYLDDCGNIIHVHNVKLFLFQLLRGLSYCHQRKVLHRDLKPQNLLINDRGELKLADFGLARAKSIPTKTYSNEVVTLWYRPPDILLGSTDYSTHIDMWLSSEGVELLSMFLQFEGKKRISADESRKHCYFSNLGNRVMSLPDTASIFSLAEIQLAKESMRLAAAPDPATSPTRRRSLLF
- the cdk16 gene encoding cyclin-dependent kinase 16 isoform X1; protein product: MERIRKLKRQLSVTLGRGGAGGGDRTLNETNTQEVTSHSDSEVQSLHSSAALKVRASSSSAHSLLQSYGSSMRKPRSLGRSLSSYLNRATRLEIVHEDVKMNSDGESDPPSSSDDVQSPVRVRLRNKKISTEDINKRLSLPADIRLPDDYLERFSVIGPALFEQPISRRLRRVSLSEIGFGKLETYIKLDKLGEGTYATVYKGRSKLTENLVALKEIRLEHEEGAPCTAIREVSLLKDLKHANIVTLHDIIHTQKSLTLVFEYLDKDLKQYLDDCGNIIHVHNVKLFLFQLLRGLSYCHQRKVLHRDLKPQNLLINDRGELKLADFGLARAKSIPTKTYSNEVVTLWYRPPDILLGSTDYSTHIDMWGVGCIFYEMVTGRPLFPGSTVEEELHFIFKLLGTPTERSWPGISSNEEFTAFNFPQYRAERLSNHTPRLSSEGVELLSMFLQFEGKKRISADESRKHCYFSNLGNRVMSLPDTASIFSLAEIQLAKESMRLAAAPDPATSPTRRRSLLF
- the cdk16 gene encoding cyclin-dependent kinase 16 isoform X2, whose translation is MERIRKLKRQLSVTLGRGGAGGGDRTLNETNTQEVTSHSDSEVQSLHSSAALKVRASSSSAHSLLQSYGSSMRKPRSLGRSLSSYLNRATRLEIVHEDVKMNSDGESDPPSSSDDVQSPVRVRLRNKKISTEDINKRLSLPADIRLPDDYLERFSVIGPALFEQPISRRLRRVSLSEIGFGKLETYIKLDKLGEGTYATVYKGRSKLTENLVALKEIRLEHEEGAPCTAIREVSLLKDLKHANIVTLHDIIHTQKSLTLVFEYLDKDLKQYLDDCGNIIHVHNVKLFLFQLLRGLSYCHQRKVLHRDLKPQNLLINDRGELKLADFGLARAKSIPTKTYSNEVVTLWYRPPDILLGSTDYSTHIDMWGVGCIFYEMVTGRPLFPGSTVEEELHFIFKLLGTPTERSWPGISSNEEFTAFNFPQYRAERLSNHTPSYQPNQEAESALLTFEGGGVI